From the Brachyhypopomus gauderio isolate BG-103 chromosome 5, BGAUD_0.2, whole genome shotgun sequence genome, one window contains:
- the ces2b gene encoding pyrethroid hydrolase Ces2e isoform X1, translated as MGRLTLIFCSLIGANFIILASGNDEAVVQTKLGALKGTHSTATGKDTIIYSYLGVPFAKPPVGPLRLAPPQPAEAWEGVRDATKQPYMCMQDVQLFGDILEKFCIIVEFPDVSEDCLYLNIYTPSKPGELAKLPVMFFIHGGGLSFGSASLTDGQVLAAYQNVVVVVIQYRLGLLGFFSTGDEHAPGNYGLLDQVAALQWVQENIHSFGGDPGLVTIFGESAGGVSVSLQILSPLSTGLYRYAIAESGTAAMEAIMTTNPLPAAQTVANVSGCNWSSTKTIVDCIMKLTKEDLLRIGKTNEILTAVTMDGHFLPKSVEELLQNKEFNKVPLITGVTDDECGYSLPNFIAPPGWIDGMGREEVLSSIPFLFSDVGEKWVHELVANEYLGTTDDRIKIRDAFREMSGDLMFNIPTRKVAKHHKDSGAPVYMYEFQHSFNGYQKKLPSFVGSDHGSELYFVFGYCFLSGHVKIAGGFTEEENELCRIMMAYWGNFARTGSPNGPGLTPWPEHGAEAEYLGIGLEQKPGKNLKGKHYKFITETIPQMRREKKNEPVVHTKLGSLKGEYMTARGKDIVIHSYLGVPFAKPPVGHLRLAPPQPAEAWEGVREATKQPYMCIQNRQEFIYICGNLSISLEVPEVSEDCLYLNIYTPAKPKENANLPVMVWIHGGGLSLGSASAYDGSVLSAYENVVVVLIQYRLGLLGFFSTGDEHAPGNYGLLDQVAALQWVQENIHSFGGDPGSVTIFGESAGGISVSLLLLSPLSAGLFHRAIAESGCALMNGVVKDPLPIAQQVANVSGCDISSTQIMAECVRNLPTEQVVMLSQQYRMMHFVLTEDKHFLPKPVEKLLQNQEFYKMPLLIGVNNDEFGWLLGNFLGPPGWADGMDIEQFKSIIGFFVHDPLVIQLLADEYLGSSVDQIKIRDSYREIMGDIAFNIPALKLTKFHKAAGVPVYLYQFQHRPSLHQNSKPSFVQSDHADELPIVFGSCFANSHIKLNAPCTVEEKELCRTMMAYWGNFARTGSPNGPGLTPWPEYGEEAEYLGIGLEQKPGKNLKAERYAFMTEKLPELIRSAQEKQEHLEL; from the exons ATGGGGAGATTAACCTTGATTTTTTGTAGTTTGAttggagcaaattttataatCTTAGCGAGTGGAAATGATG AAGCTGTTGTGCAGACTAAATTAGGAGCTCTTAAAGGCACTCACTCAACCGCTACAGGGAAGGACACCATCATTTATAGCTACCTGGGTGTGCCATTTGCAAAACCACCAGTGGGCCCTTTGAGACTGGCCCCACCACAGCCTGCAGAAGCttgggagggagtgagagatgcCACAAAGCAGCCGTACAT GTGTATGCAAGATGTGCAGCTTTTTGGAGATATTTTAGAAAAGTTTTGTATCATCGTGGAATTTCCTGACGTGTCAGAGGACTGCCTCTACCTTAACATTTACACACCTTCTAAACCTGGTGAACTGGCCAAGTTACCT GTCATGTTTTTTATCCATGGTGGAGGATTGTCCTTTGGCTCCGCATCGTTGACTGATGGACAAGTGTTGGCAGCCTACCAGAATGTTGTTGTAGTGGTAATCCAGTACAGGCTTGGTTTGCTTGGATTTTTCAG CACAGGAGATGAACACGCTCCAGGGAACTATGGCCTCCTGGACCAGGTAGCCGCACTGCAGTGGGTCCAGGAGAACATCCACAGTTTTGGAGGAGATCCTGGATTAGTAACCATCTTTGGGGAGTCTGCaggaggtgttagtgtgtcttTACAG ATTCTGTCACCATTGTCTACTGGTTTATACCGATATGCAATAGCAGAGAGTGGTACTGCCGCCATGGAAGCCATTATGACCACCAATCCGTTACCAGCAGCGCAG ACCGTGGCTAATGTGTCTGGCTGCAACTGGTCTAGCACAAAGACGATTGTTGATTGTATTATGAAGCTGACAAAGGAAGACCTTTTGAGGATTGGCAAAACG aatGAAATACTGACAGCGGTGACAATGGATGGACATTTCCTTCCTAAGTCTGTGGAGGAGCTTCTCCAGAACAAAGAGTTCAACAAAGTGCCACTGATTACAGGGGTGACGGATGATGAGTGTGGCTACTCACTCCCTAAT TTCATTGCACCTCCTGGGTGGATTGATGGAATGGGCAGAGAGGAAGTCCTGTCATCAATACCTTTTTTGTTCTCTGAT GTCGGTGAGAAATGGGTTCATGAATTAGTGGCAAATGAGTACCTGGGGACTACAGATGACCGTATCAAAATCCGAGATGCATTCAGAGAGATGTCTGGAGATTTGATGTTCAACATTCCTACACGTAAAGTGGCAAAACACCACAAAG ATTCTGGAGCACCAGTGTACATGTATGAGTTCCAGCATTCTTTCAATGGCTACCAGAAAAAGTTACCTAGTTTTGTTGGGAGTGACCATGGATCTGAGCTCTACTTTGTCTTTGGCTACTGCTTTTTATCTGGCCATGTTAAGATTGCTG GGGGGTTCACAGAGGAAGAAAATGAACTGTGCAGAATTATGATGGCCTACTGGGGGAACTTTGCTCGTACTGG ATCCCCAAACGGGCCGGGCCTGACCCCATGGCCTGAGCATGGAGCAGAAGCTGAGTATCTGGGCATTGGACTGGAACAGAAACCTGGCAAGAACCTGAAGGGAAAGCACTATAAGTTCATAACAGAGACCATACCACAGATGAGACGTGAGAAGAAGAATG AACCTGTCGTGCACACTAAATTAGGATCTCTAAAAGGTGAGTACATGACAGCTCGAGGGAAGGACATTGTAATCCATAGCTACCTGGGTGTGCCATTTGCAAAGCCACCAGTGGGCCATTTGAGACTGGCCCCACCACAGCCTGCAGAAGCctgggagggagtgagagaggccACAAAGCAGCCGTACAT gtgtatacaaaataggcaagaatttATATACATTTGTGGCAATTTATCAATAAGTTTGGAAGTTCCTGAAGTGTCAGAAGACTGCCTTTATCTCAACATTTATACTCCAGCAAAACCTAAAGAAAATGCGAATCTGCCA GTCATGGTTTGGATCCATGGTGGAGGACTGAGTTTGGGTTCTGCTTCAGCATATGATGGGTCGGTTCTGTCTGCATATGAGAATGTCGTTGTTGTGTTAATCCAGTACAGGCTGGGTCTGCTGGGATTCTTTAG taCAGGAGATGAACACGCCCCAGGGAACTATGGTCTCCTGGACCAGGTAGCCGCACTGCAGTGGGTCCAGGAGAACATCCACAGCTTTGGAGGAGATCCTGGATCAGTAACCATCTTTGGGGAGTCTGCAGGAGGAATCAGTGTGTCACTTTTG CTCCTGTCTCCATTGTCTGCTGGTCTGTTCCATCGTGCAATCGCAGAGAGTGGCTGTGCTTTAATGAATGGTGTTGTGAAAGATCCTTTACCAATAGCCCAG CAAGTGGCTAACGTGTCAGGATGTGACATAAGCAGCACACAGATCATGGCTGAGTGTGTGAGGAACTTGCCCACAGAGCAAGTGGTCATGCTTTCACAACAG TACAGGATGATGCACTTTGTACTGACAGAAGATAAACACTTCCTTCCCAAGCCTGTGGAGAAGCTCCTTCAGAACCAGGAGTTCTACAAAATGCCACTGCTTATTGGTGTAAATAATGATGAATTCGGTTGGTTATTGGGCAAT TTTCTTGGACCTCCCGGATGGGCTGATGGCATGGACATAGAGCAGTTCAAATCAATAATTGGATTTTTTGTTCATGAT CCACTTGTCATTCAACTGCTGGCAGACGAGTACCTGGGCTCCTCTGTTGACCAGATCAAAATTCGTGACAGTTACAGAGAGATTATGGGAGACATCGCCTTTAACATCCCAGCTCTCAAACTGACAAAATTTCACAAAG CTGCTGGTGTGCCCGTTTATCTCTATCAGTTCCAGCATCGTCCCAGCCTTCACCAGAACAGCAAGCCCAGCTTCGTCCAGAGCGATCACGCAGATGAACTCCCCATTGTTTTCGGCAGCTGCTTTGCCAATAGCCACATTAAGCTCAATG CTCCATGTACAGTGGAAGAGAAAGAACTGTGCAGAACTATGATGGCTTACTGGGGGAACTTTGCTCGTACTGG GTCTCCAAATGGACCAGGCCTAACCCCATGGCCTGAGTATGGAGAGGAAGCTGAGTATCTGGGCATTGGATTGGAACAGAAGCCTGGCAAGAACCTGAAGGCTGAGCGTTACGCCTTCATGACGGAGAAGCTTCCAGAGCTGATACGTTCAGCTCAGGAGAAGCAGGAGCACCTCGAGTTGTAA